A part of Paroedura picta isolate Pp20150507F chromosome 7, Ppicta_v3.0, whole genome shotgun sequence genomic DNA contains:
- the LOC143841558 gene encoding uncharacterized protein LOC143841558, translating to MPGLNIVSHDTFGHLVAKLSVSLADPEAEVQEKVREVTGQLMQVEQKGQGRSKFTWEEDPERPWRESYAHLIGAAEVFGGHLRERQRLSLQEAALEDALSLDGRWVREGGLLVLLSLLGQARALLEEEIEDLRSNLSALLYNLWRALVCRCS from the exons ATGCCTGGCttgaac atcgtCAGCCATGATACATTCGGGCACCTGGTGGcaaagctgtccgtctccctggccgacccggaagcggaggtccagGAGAAGGTCAGGGAGGTCACGGGACAGCTGATGCAAGTGGAGCAGAAGGGGCAGG GCCGGAGCAAGTTCActtgggaggaggacccagagcggccctggagggagagctacgcccacctcataggggcagctgag gtgttcggaggtcacctaagggagaggcagaggctctctctccaggaggccgctctggaggacgccctgagcctggacgggcggtgggtgagggagggaggcctcttggtcctcctctccctcctgggccaggccagggccctgctggaggaggag atcgaagaccttcggagcaacctctctgccctgctctataatctcTGGCGGGCCCTCGTTTGTcgctgttcttga